CCGGGAGCCACCCGTACCGGCACCGTCCCGCCCGGCACCCCCTCACGACGGGCCCGTGCGTCGAGCACGTCCGCGACACCACGGACGTAGGCGTCCGGCGCCGCCGCCACGGTGCGCCCGCCGAGCAGCACGAGGTCGATGTCCAGCAGCCCCACCAGGTTCCCGGCGCCGACCCCCAGCACCCGCGCCGCCTCGCCGACCTCGCCGCGGCCCACGGCCGACAGGCACAGCACCTCCACGCACCCCCGGTTCCCGCACCCGCACGCGGGCCCGTCGAGCTGGAGCACCTGGTGCCCGAACTCCCCGGCCCCGGTCCGCGCGCCCCGGTGCACGTGGCCGCCGATGACCAGGCCGGCTCCGAGCCCCGTACCGAGGTGCAGGTACGCGAAGGAGCCGCCCTCGCCGGCGACCGAAAGGCCCAGCGCGGCCGCGTTGGTGTCCTTGTCCACCACGACCGGCACCCCCAGCCGCCCGGTCAGCGCGTCCCGCAGGGCGAACCCCTCCCACTCGGGGAACCCGGTGACGCGGTGCAGCACTCCGCGCGTGTGGTCGAGCGGCCCGGGCAGCGCGACGCCGACGCCGAGCAGCGAGCCCGCGGTGGC
Above is a genomic segment from Streptomyces collinus Tu 365 containing:
- a CDS encoding ROK family transcriptional regulator, producing MGGVNRTRSGGPVGANLVAVRSHNAALVLDLLRTAGAPGISRLELAERTGLTPQAVSKITARLRDEGFAAEAGRRASTGGKPRTVLRLVPEAGHAVGVHLDRDELRAVLVDLDGTVVGQRRGPLDLGAGAEAVLGVLAGAVEELVAEVLGGDGLATAGSLLGVGVALPGPLDHTRGVLHRVTGFPEWEGFALRDALTGRLGVPVVVDKDTNAAALGLSVAGEGGSFAYLHLGTGLGAGLVIGGHVHRGARTGAGEFGHQVLQLDGPACGCGNRGCVEVLCLSAVGRGEVGEAARVLGVGAGNLVGLLDIDLVLLGGRTVAAAPDAYVRGVADVLDARARREGVPGGTVPVRVAPGGERLVAEGAAQLLLAPLFGRSDA